The genomic interval TCAGCCGGGTGACGTGGCAGGGCGACTGCGAAAAGGCGCGATGACGATGAACGAGGAACTGGCCAACACCGTGGGCAAGGCGGCGAGGGCGGCGCGGGCTCGGCTGGGATTGACCCAGGCGGACGTGGCTGAACGGGTGGGTATCGCGATGGACGTCTATAGCCGCATGGAGCGGGGCCGGGTGCTGCCCAGCGTCACCACCCTGCGACGGCTCTGTCTGGCGTTGGGCCTGGACGCCAATGTGCTCCTGGGTCTGGCGGACGGCGTGGCG from Myxococcus stipitatus carries:
- a CDS encoding helix-turn-helix transcriptional regulator produces the protein MTMNEELANTVGKAARAARARLGLTQADVAERVGIAMDVYSRMERGRVLPSVTTLRRLCLALGLDANVLLGLADGVALQVAPVVVPRAEDPPSLRRLLRALRALGPEELRSVVQVVQGALGLLRR